A region of candidate division KSB1 bacterium DNA encodes the following proteins:
- a CDS encoding ABC transporter ATP-binding protein, protein MIEFQNLSKNFDDKLAVDNISLKVRPGEILGFLGPNGAGKTTTVKMLIGMLIPTGGTATVAGFDISKEPIEVKKRIGYVPETGALFESLTAWEYLELITDLHHMDRALAQRKIDEFLTLFGLDNERDHHLSGFSKGMKQKVLLAAAFLPNPEVLFLDEPLNGLDVNTALIIKELLKKMAAQGKTIMFCSHILEVVERICTRIAIIDCGRIVADGSPLEILNKTSQPTLEQAFSKLTGSHDVAESTNEILRALERV, encoded by the coding sequence ATGATTGAGTTTCAAAATCTTTCAAAAAATTTTGACGACAAATTAGCGGTCGATAATATAAGCCTTAAAGTTCGGCCCGGGGAAATCCTCGGTTTTCTCGGCCCAAACGGGGCAGGTAAAACAACGACCGTAAAGATGCTGATCGGTATGCTGATCCCGACCGGTGGAACCGCAACAGTTGCGGGTTTCGATATCTCGAAAGAGCCGATTGAAGTAAAAAAACGAATCGGGTACGTGCCGGAGACCGGTGCTTTATTCGAATCTTTGACCGCCTGGGAGTACCTGGAATTAATTACGGACCTGCACCACATGGATCGGGCCCTGGCACAGCGAAAAATTGATGAGTTTTTGACCCTTTTCGGCCTTGATAACGAAAGAGATCATCACTTAAGCGGTTTCTCGAAAGGCATGAAACAAAAAGTTCTGCTAGCAGCGGCGTTTCTTCCTAACCCTGAAGTTTTATTTTTAGATGAGCCCTTAAATGGTCTCGATGTAAATACTGCATTAATCATTAAAGAGTTGCTCAAGAAGATGGCTGCACAAGGTAAAACGATCATGTTTTGTTCCCATATTTTAGAAGTTGTTGAACGAATTTGTACCCGCATTGCAATTATCGATTGCGGTAGAATTGTGGCAGATGGTTCCCCACTCGAAATTCTCAATAAAACATCCCAACCAACGTTAGAACAAGCCTTTAGTAAACTTACAGGAAGCCACGACGTTGCAGAATCAACCAACGAGATTCTAAGAGCGCTGGAACGTGTTTAA
- a CDS encoding insulinase family protein, whose protein sequence is MLKKFLITFSAVLFCSRLISASDQTEKIHQTTLKNGLNVIVIENATVPLVTIEIDVRSGAFTEPPEYDGLSHFFEHMFFKANASIPNQERFLERTRELGLTFTATTSEERVNYSFTVLKDSLKPGLEFMKAAITTPLFLQEELERERLVVIDEYDRNESNPLFHLNREVNKRLWYKYYSRKNTIGNREIILTVDQDKMRTIQQKYYIPNNSVLLVAGDVKSEDIFELAKEYFENWEEGPDPFEDDPIPFHPQLEKNETIIVEQDVNAVTVMLRWQGPSVSINTKSTYVADVLTVILNQNSKFPRILVGSGLFTSVRFSYQTLDQKGPITIVATTNIKKFRQARKALFEEIKYLLDRDYFTDEQIEYAKTNLEVREKYSWERPSSYIQSVGYWWSISGDLDYYLNYTDNIRKVTRDDISEFVKKYIQNGSYIMGILVSPEDREHLQLN, encoded by the coding sequence ATGTTAAAAAAATTCCTTATTACGTTTTCAGCCGTACTTTTTTGTTCACGGTTAATTTCGGCATCAGATCAAACAGAAAAAATCCACCAGACTACTTTAAAGAACGGTCTCAATGTAATTGTTATTGAAAACGCCACTGTACCTTTGGTTACAATCGAGATTGATGTTAGAAGCGGTGCCTTCACCGAACCTCCAGAGTACGATGGACTCTCACACTTTTTTGAACATATGTTTTTTAAAGCGAACGCATCAATTCCCAACCAAGAGAGATTCTTGGAACGTACACGTGAATTAGGGCTGACTTTCACCGCCACAACGAGTGAGGAGCGGGTAAACTATTCATTCACAGTATTAAAAGACAGCCTCAAACCCGGTCTTGAATTTATGAAGGCTGCCATAACAACCCCACTGTTCCTTCAGGAAGAACTGGAAAGAGAACGACTGGTGGTCATAGATGAGTATGATCGAAATGAATCCAATCCTCTTTTTCATCTAAACCGCGAAGTGAATAAAAGGCTTTGGTATAAATATTATAGCCGGAAAAATACCATTGGTAACCGTGAAATCATCCTGACTGTTGATCAAGATAAAATGCGCACCATTCAGCAAAAATACTATATTCCAAACAACTCGGTTCTTCTTGTGGCGGGTGATGTGAAAAGCGAAGATATTTTTGAACTTGCAAAAGAATATTTTGAGAATTGGGAAGAGGGGCCGGACCCCTTTGAAGATGACCCAATTCCTTTTCATCCCCAATTAGAAAAAAACGAAACCATCATTGTGGAGCAGGATGTTAACGCTGTAACAGTTATGCTTCGTTGGCAGGGACCAAGCGTGTCAATAAACACAAAATCAACATATGTCGCCGATGTTCTTACTGTTATCTTGAATCAGAACTCAAAATTTCCTAGAATTCTTGTTGGAAGCGGCCTGTTCACCAGTGTCAGGTTTTCCTACCAGACCTTAGACCAAAAAGGGCCAATCACCATTGTTGCAACAACTAATATTAAAAAATTCCGACAGGCCAGGAAAGCCTTGTTTGAAGAAATTAAATATCTTCTTGACCGGGATTACTTTACGGACGAACAAATTGAATATGCAAAAACCAACCTCGAGGTTCGTGAGAAATATAGCTGGGAGCGCCCCTCTTCCTACATTCAATCGGTGGGTTACTGGTGGAGCATTTCAGGCGACCTGGATTATTACCTCAATTATACAGACAATATAAGAAAAGTCACTCGCGATGATATCTCAGAATTTGTGAAAAAATATATTCAAAATGGATCCTATATTATGGGAATTTTGGTATCACCTGAAGACAGGGAACACCTGCAACTAAATTGA
- a CDS encoding insulinase family protein yields MLTTREISKSNLIIIFQLILLILTSILWAVNGSGTTEEFFIKDLKVILKPNTSNEIISAQLYWRGGALNLTKTNQGIEQFIFSSATLKNRKYADKSWDKILQGTGSRLGSAAEKNFTVISLQCTRQYFDQMWEVFSDYVMNSGFYDERTEIARERTLTRIRRQKDTPDVYVRKLAEEQFYRDHPYELEPLGVQESISKINMKQMESYLKKNLKKSKLLLVVVGNVDKEKLKKKVAKTFGKISKGKYKPVFPAVVVHKSPSLKIVERDLPTNYILGLFSAPSPENPDYYPMTIAIDFLKWRLFEEIRTKRSLSYAPDAFLATNFANYGGVYATSVEPDTTIKIMLEELKKLRREPVIEKDLRDRISMNLTRYYLSNESNSAQGQFLARFELSGLGWQQGEKMVENLRSVTAADVQRVANQYFKNIQFIILGNPKLIDENLITLL; encoded by the coding sequence ATGCTGACGACTAGAGAGATATCGAAATCTAATCTAATTATTATTTTCCAGTTGATTTTACTAATTCTTACGAGCATCCTGTGGGCAGTGAATGGCTCCGGAACGACCGAAGAATTTTTTATAAAAGATCTGAAAGTCATCCTTAAGCCAAACACATCGAATGAGATTATTTCGGCACAGCTTTATTGGAGGGGCGGGGCCTTGAATTTGACTAAAACCAATCAAGGTATTGAACAGTTCATCTTTAGTAGCGCCACTTTAAAAAACCGAAAATACGCAGATAAAAGCTGGGATAAGATATTGCAAGGGACGGGGTCCAGGCTGGGGAGTGCGGCTGAAAAGAATTTCACTGTCATAAGTTTGCAATGCACACGCCAGTATTTTGATCAAATGTGGGAAGTTTTCTCTGATTATGTAATGAACAGCGGTTTTTATGATGAGCGGACGGAAATTGCCAGGGAACGCACTTTGACGCGAATCCGACGCCAGAAAGATACACCAGATGTTTACGTAAGAAAATTAGCTGAAGAACAGTTTTACCGGGACCATCCTTACGAGCTTGAGCCTCTGGGCGTCCAGGAATCGATCAGCAAGATTAATATGAAACAGATGGAATCCTACCTAAAGAAAAACCTTAAGAAATCAAAGTTACTTTTAGTTGTAGTTGGCAATGTAGATAAGGAAAAACTAAAAAAGAAAGTTGCAAAGACATTCGGCAAAATTTCCAAAGGGAAATACAAACCCGTATTCCCTGCCGTGGTCGTGCACAAGAGCCCCAGTCTGAAGATTGTGGAACGCGACCTCCCCACTAATTACATTTTAGGGCTGTTTTCAGCCCCAAGCCCTGAGAACCCGGATTATTATCCCATGACTATCGCCATTGACTTTTTGAAATGGCGTTTGTTTGAAGAAATAAGGACAAAACGAAGTTTGTCTTACGCGCCCGATGCTTTCCTGGCAACTAACTTTGCAAATTATGGCGGCGTTTATGCAACATCCGTTGAGCCGGATACTACGATTAAAATAATGTTGGAGGAGCTGAAAAAACTTCGGAGGGAACCGGTTATTGAGAAGGATTTGCGTGACAGAATCAGCATGAATCTCACTCGCTACTACTTAAGCAATGAATCCAATAGTGCTCAAGGACAGTTCCTGGCCCGTTTTGAGCTTTCGGGTCTTGGATGGCAGCAAGGTGAAAAAATGGTTGAAAATCTAAGAAGCGTAACCGCAGCAGATGTACAACGAGTTGCAAATCAGTATTTCAAAAATATTCAATTCATCATATTGGGTAACCCTAAGTTGATAGATGAGAACTTGATTACTTTGCTGTAA
- a CDS encoding NfeD family protein, whose protein sequence is MIEKNSGLVKNAGLILLLVSLFILDDILIYLLFKNIYDWEVDLIYFGFGATIVLILNLGLAFAVLKIMRKRPTTGQQGMIGKKGVVLKTKNGEYQVRVQGEIWKSESREKLKVGDKVEIDSMDGLRLLVRKY, encoded by the coding sequence ATGATAGAAAAAAATTCCGGTTTAGTTAAAAACGCTGGCCTCATACTCCTCCTCGTCTCCCTGTTTATTCTTGACGATATCCTCATTTATCTTCTTTTTAAAAATATTTATGACTGGGAAGTCGATTTAATCTATTTCGGATTTGGCGCGACAATTGTACTTATCTTGAATTTAGGCCTGGCATTTGCGGTTTTGAAAATTATGCGCAAGAGACCCACGACCGGCCAGCAGGGCATGATCGGTAAAAAAGGTGTTGTTTTAAAAACTAAGAATGGTGAATACCAGGTTCGCGTTCAGGGTGAGATTTGGAAATCGGAGAGCAGGGAAAAACTAAAAGTTGGTGATAAAGTCGAAATTGATTCTATGGACGGATTGAGGTTGTTGGTCAGAAAGTATTAA